In Trichomycterus rosablanca isolate fTriRos1 chromosome 2, fTriRos1.hap1, whole genome shotgun sequence, the genomic window CTTACTGATATCGCTATTAGAGGTAAGAGGATGTTCCACCAAATTCTGAGGCTGAGAGCTTTACAACTAGATGTTTTTCATTCAAACTCAAAATTGTCAACTTATTTTCTTaaaattaaatagtaaaaagtAAATAACTTTCACTGTTAACTGAGACATCTAatcaattctatacacatcaTCGTTATACCTTCTAAGGTGAGAGTGGGTGGAATATTTGCAACTATAAATAAGGATCGGTTGACACACttctacattacatttaaaatcacTGGTTAAATCATTCAAAACCagttaaatatttcaaattctAAGCTCTTTTTTGGAGGATCTATCAGGAATGGCAAGTTTAGGCTAATTACTTAATTTGTCAGtctttttttttgtgatttttcaTTCTTGTCCTATGGGATTAATTCTCTGCTGCCTGATGTACTACTTCATGTTTACCACATTATAACTGTTTTTGCAACACCGGCTGACTGAGCTCATTTGTGGTGTCTGTAAAACAAAGGACTTGGTAAAGCTGCTTATTCTTTGGCGTTGtgatgtggatttgattttgaatggatttTTTTATCATTCAATCTTCACTTAATCACAGAAAATGATCAGATATAAACATCttaaaattaactttaaaaaagTAGAAATTAAAAACTGAATGGTGCTTTAAGTCTGCTGAACAGCATGCAAACAACTCTGGCAAGCACAAAGTCTGGTAAATGTTCATCTGCATATTGCTTGCCACATTGCCCTTTACAAGATTTTCTACAAAGTCAAGTACATTTATGAActaatgtaatattaatgtaCAATATAGCACTTGAAGTTGTAAAACAGAATCAGGCCTAACTTTAAACAACCTCTAAAACTAATAACTAAAACTAACTCTAATGGATCACTCTACATTGTCTGTGAAAGTGCTGATCTTTGCTTTTTGAATGATAGCTACTGGTTTTGCAAAAAAAACTTTCCCAGGACCTTTGTGGCAAAGTGGGTCTTATGGGAATGGATGCCTCAGCATGTCTTCTAAGTGCTGTGCAGATGTTGCATAGTCCAGCAGTTCAGATGCCAGGCCTATGTGACTTATTACGTAATGAATCTGTGATAGGTGAATAAAAGGAAAGATCTTTTTATGCTCCATTTTTTCCACCATTACAGAAGAAATAGCAAATACGTCATCAGGTTTCAAGGCGgaaaacaaaaaatgtacaGCACATGAGCTAAATATGTGGACATTCAAACACCAAGTCTATGTGTGCATGTTATTCCAAAACCAAAGGCATTAATATAGTCAACACCTGCCATTGTACATGGTGATTTAAGGCTTCTGTTATGTTGCTTTCAGAGTCAGTTAAAAACCTGATAGCTTTGCAACAATCAAGTATTATGCATTGCATTCTTTAGCACTCTGCAATACTCCCTTTAAGTCTGCAGTCTATTTTATCACTTCTGGACTGTTGTTACTCCTTGGTGGCACTCAGCAGCTTAATCCTGCTGCCCCAGGCAGcagctcaggagcccaacagtgcctacctggtggtggtgggattAAACTAGtaaccttctgataactagtccagtagcttaaccactgcCCTGCCGCAGTCTTACTGACCCTAttagtttaaacagtgtgtttatctATGAGGACTGAATGGCtgtctgttttattaatttGCAATTGGTGCGGTAAATTGGGAGATTTACTAGTTAAAAGGTGGGTTTACACacatttggccatttagtgtatgtGTACTCTTTTTTgtctgtcatttaaaaaaaaatcccaatgGGCACTCAAGTGCCTCAGAAGTAAAACAAGATAGCCCACCACTGTGCCTACACACACGATAGGCTATGTCTCAGGGTGAGTGAGCCAAATGATTCCTCGTTGCTGCTACAGTTGTGGCCTCTGATGGCtggccagcacagagagggtgaATAATGGACCTCAGTGCGTAACTCTCTGTACACTGAACTCACATTGTGCTGGCAAAAAAAGCATTTGGCAAAACTGCTTACTTGTTGGAGGAGGCATGTGTTTGGTATGGCCCTTCTCAATCAGAAGAAACAGctgggtaactggatacaacTAAATTGAGAAAAAAACTCAGTGATGGTGGTCAAAAGTGCCAGCTCAATATTCTCTGTCAccccaaccacctgcatgtcctccctcaccgcatccattaacctttttttttttttggcatttctTGCCTCCCCCTGCCAGCCAGCTCCATCCTCAATACCCTTTCTCCAACAGAAAACCTCTGACTTTTGAGCCACATATGTATCGTCATGTAAATCAGGGTATTTTTATAGCAGCGTTCACTCTTACTAGTAAAAGATGTgcattttgtacatttgtataaAAGCTTTtgataaaatgcaaataaaaaaaatacaaattggcATCTCTGAATGTGCACTGTACATTGTTCTTACAGTTTCAAGTTACAGTAAATACAACTGTACTGAACTACATCAAGACAATACACAAGTAAAGGCCAGTTAAAACTGTGGTGCGACAGCTGTTGATTTTGTAAGACTAGCAATAGTGGCTGCAGCTGTTTACCAGGCAGCAACTGAAATCTCTCTTGGTACCATTAAAATGTCTGACAAGGCTCAAAAAGTGTCATGAGACACGGCTTGTAGGAGCATGCCTTTTTATATCTTGTCCAAAGCTTGGCCAAGGGACCAAATGCAGCACACTGAGAGATTTTATTAGGACAGCAAGACCAGATACTTTCATGACATATAAGACTGAAGATTCTGTTGGGCATCATAAAATGGGTGAAAACAAAAACTAATTAAGGAGTAAACAATTGTATGAGCCAATCTTTGCCTCCAGAGGGTAAAGTAGAGTAGGGATGGGGACAAATtaaagctagtaatgaggtaaataataatgtgatttcattatctggtacaaaagcagtatacACAAATGATGTCAAGTTTTTTTGTACCAAAGATGCAAAGGACCATGCAGGAAGGTGCTACATTCATCATGGGtaatttgcatatgtgtgaaggtttAAGACATGGAGGTGTATATTGAGATTTTAGAAAAACATATgcaacatcttttccaggaaaGCCCAtaattattttagcaagacaatgcaagGCCGCATTTTGTATGGTACAgaatgtgtgcttgactggcctaccTGAACAAAAGAATCAAACtggtgaccacagactgttgagcaggtAAATTCTTGTATCAAGCATAAATGGAgaaatatttctttaaaaagatTAAACTCATCATTTCAAAAGTTGATAGAcataaacatgcctctgtcccaacttatttgtagtgtgttgcagacaccaaattctgaatgtttttatatttacaaatgaagttgatcagtgaaaacagtggaaatattttctttctacttctATCAGTTGAATTCTAATTTAGGAGAAGACAAATCAAATATTTCATGTGTTTTACTAAAATAGGGTTTGTTATACACAGTCTACATAGTGCATGTTaagatatatatttatataaaaaaaaaaatttcagatttatttccacctttaaagtgagctataaaattaaataatttagcagGGAAAATTAAAGCCACATTTCACAAATGTGCACACTCTTAAAATTGAGccaaactgtcagaaacagactccatgagAGTGGCATGAAGGTGGGACCAGTACTCACAGCTGAACACCAGAACTGGCAGGTCTACCACTGGTGCGTCATTCTCCTCACAGACGAGCAGTTTCACAGTGAGCAAATGacaaatacagacacactgcggtagagatgggacgatcgatcggctacgaatcggtatcggccgatttttaatcaaaatatgctatcggcgatatttcctaaaagtagccgatccgatcgtgtgatatataaagaccatgttaagttaacagctcagcggattgatccagactttgagctacgaagcaccaaccatcacatcaccattcatcaacaatcgtacagaaaccatggtgaaagctcttacgatgtaattttgctgattgtaatatttactttaaaaagataattcaacccggtcacatcagagtcgattctatcagcacgttatataaactcctggttcactttagtAAATCggaagcggttcttacttgtgatgtagatgagaatagaaaacgttacagagccaatccgaggcaaaagtttattcatttaatgtaagagtcacacaaaatgttctgtagtagctggtgtttatttaaaaccacgacatttaattaataacagtaaacacggagagataactgagaagagaaacttacgcttcacataaaaacgaatcaactcatgaatcaatgaatcacttatagcgatactgtgaactctGCATCTCTGTAACTGCGTCTcttttaaaggcacacacacacgctgctccggtttatctttactgtgaggctctttttaagtttatttactgcattttttttttttactttgatttgTGTTTTTGAATCCAGGGCACAATAGATTTGAGAGCAGTGCAGTTAACGAAACAAACTGAGTAAAACGAACACTTCAAATAATAAGAAAGAGTCAGAAACCTTTTTAAATTTTGAGCTTTTTATCCATGTTTTGTTTCAAAATAAAGATCACACATTGTTTAGAGACAATCTACAACTGGAGTTACAAAAAATAGTTGCCCAGGCAGAAAGCACACACAGCATCTGTTAACTATACACATTATGGTTACAAGTGTGCTCGCATAAAGAGATCATAGGAAATATACacaaggctgtttaaatatacaCCGCAGTGTTCCAAATCAAATGTTACAATCACTTACAAGTAGACAAAAGAATGGCAAATCTGTACACACCTTGCAACCAGGGCAATCTAcgcatcacacacatacacacacactcgttaCTATCTGCCCTGAAGCAAGGGAGGGACTATAAAAGATCTTAAAAAAAGAGGATGAGCAGATGTGGAAAAATGGCTGGTGAATGGCTAAAAGCATGTGCCCATGTTTGTCTTCTTTGTACATCTATGCCATTTTAATCCAAAGGGCTTCAAAACCAACAAAAAATCTGatattacaatttacaatataCAACAACTTATAACTCGAACAACAACCAAAAAGGTGAGAATTTACACTGAAATGCACAAGATTCTTTTTCCccgttttctttttttccttcttatACCAAAAAGGGCTGTAGAAGCAAGTCCACATTTACATTAGCCAAGGTTTACAAATGTACAATTATACAATTAGAAGTATGTATTCACTAATAGGGTAATTATAAGTAGATTGGACATCAAAAACCAGAAAAAAACTACaaagatttatatatatatttatatatatgcaAAATTCTACACCAAGTATGCACTAAATATTTATAGAAGCAAGACCAAAAACGTCTCCCATGCTAAATGTCTGTGCCATGTCAGCAATAGAGTGTTAgcgtgtaatgtgtgcattatGAAAGTGTGTGTTAGAAATGTGTAATAGCAATTAAGTGTTTATAGGCAGAAGCCTCCATGATTCAAACTGGGATCAAATCAAATATTCTTTCATGACATACATACAGGAACAGAAGATGAGGAGCCAGGTTTTAGCAGTAGTAAGAAAGGGACTGggtaaaacaagaaaacaagaaCAAGCTCACAAGGACCAGGATAGGTCACTCAGCACAAGTTAGAAAGGGTTTACAGTGATCCCAGACCATCACCTTTAATCCAGGTGTAGACACGGCCTTTTCAAAACAAGAAGAGTTTACATGATGCCGTTAGGGGGCGCGCAGAGCGGGCCCAGGTCAACTCCATTCTTCATGTAGTACTTCTCCAGCTTGGCCAGAATGTGCTTCCCGTATGTGTACTTTCTAAGGGTCGCAATGTGAGGCCGGATCTACACACAGAACAGGTCATTAAACATCAGTCCCATAATGCAAGGAGTGAGTATAAGTTTCGAACATGGCACACATGATGCTGTTAGAGACAACACTGATAAAACTACaggaaaatgtattaatattcaCCTTGTGCATTACGATCTTGCGCTGTGTTGGCTCAGCAACGTCAATCATTTTCTGCACAACATAGTTGGCATACTGGTCCTTCATCATGGTGTATAAGGCACTGTGAGGCCCATCTGCCATACTGCAGACTTCATCGATCAGCATGGCCCGCTCAGCCCGCAGCGAGTGTGTCACGCACTTCTCCACCACGTTACTACAGGGAGAAAGGTTTTAATGGCAGCTTTAACACCACACTGCCTGAATATATAATTACTCTACAAGCATTATGCAAATGATATACTGACAATACATGACAGTGCATGTTCCTTTTTACTTTTATAGTGagtaaacaaatatttaagCCATAACATCTATATCACATGAAACACCAACAAATTAATAGTTGGTTATTTATTTTGGGGTGTGTTGGAACCTTTCACATCCAAtacatttattggccaagtCTCTAACATTGTCAATCTTTGATTTTCAGTGGATATTATTTTACAGCAGTTATACATCCACAATGTGGGAGATAGGTATCTCACTTGATAGAGAAAGTCAAGCATTCAGTAATATCACAAGAAGTTCATAAGATTATTGTAAATTTTGCTGAGCTAAAATTTATCAACAAACTTGTGAAGTCCATGTCTGCTCAACTGCATGCAGACATTACAACAAAAAGGGGACTTCAAAAATACAAAAGAGTTCTAAAACATGGGGCACTCAAATGGCTAAAACAGTCTAAAAGTGTTGGCTCATGTTTTTGACTTTTAGCAGAATCACTGACCAGGCATGGTTTGAGGGAGAAAAGGTCAAAAAGGACTTCTTCCTACTGTGATATACAATATCCAGGACTGATCCAGATCCATTTGGGATGGGGgagggtctgtgtgaaaacccaACACTGAAATGTCTATTCTGCAGTTGCTTTTTAATCACTTGTCAAGGGGCGTGTGGTGATTTGGCTCTCATAAGGGGCTGTGCATGGAGATTCACATAAGGGGAATTGAAAATGTCTAGATTGAAAAAAAATCTAGAAAATGCCATGtcaacacattggttacattaatggcaGGATCagtcttttctttttatatctATTAAAAAACCCATCCGTGTGAGTGTGTACACTTGTATGCAACATGGCCCTACTGTACCTAAAGATACTCTGCCTGTACATGTCAATAATTACTGCGCTCTAAGATTACCTGGCAAACTTGTGCTGGCTGAGTCCGAGAACGTTTCCTCTGATCTCGGAGACAATCTTGCTCTTGTCTTCTGCACGGCCATGCTCCAATACATGCTGAATTACATAGTTGCCATACTGATCCTACAcacatgaacaaaaaaaacagtaaatgaaATGACAGAGAAGTCAAAAACAAAGCTTTTTATGGGTCATCAGAGTCACGAATGGAGAGTGGAGATGAGGCATTGTTTTAGAAGCACAACAACTTTAGTAAGATAATGGTTAATCAGGTCCTAAAAGATAAAAATCTTCCTTACTTGGACCAGCTGCTCTGTGTGTTGGTGCAGTTCTTCCAGTATAGGCAGAGTCTGTTCAGGGAGACAGTGCTCCAAAATACGCTGGATCACCCGGCAGCCATAGGGGTGAGTGGACAGAGCAAACACCTGCATGACACACACACGGTAAATACATACACAGACAAACTGCCTTTCATCTGTAAGGACCCCTTTGATCACATTAAAGCACATCAAAGCAAAGCCCTTACCCACACAATGCACACACTCCTTTAGAGGTTTAATCTAACAGCTGACATTTAAGCATAGTCTGTGACCAGTTGCTATGGTGACATACCTGCCCTTTAAAAGCGTCGATGATGAACTGGAGAGCATGAGGCTGCACACACTCAATGCACTTCTGTACAACATGGTTACCGTTTTGATCCTTCACACACTTCAACACATGGCCATCCAGTTCTCGTACCATATCACTCTGCACACAACAAATACTTTTACCAAACAATACTGGAACACTTTGCATAGTCTCCATAAAAAGGTTTAGTTTTGCTGAGATGTGTCAGCATTACAAGATTGAAAGGTTCTAATTTGTTGACTAAAAGAAGGTTATTATACAACtagaaattataaaaaataataaagttgttAAGTGTTAAATTACAATATTTGTTAAACCTTTGGAGTCATATGGATGTGTTTAATGAAAGTTATATAGTAAGTGTATGAACTGGGTAAGTATGCACTCACAATGACTTGCTGTTCAGAAGGGATGAACTCCAGAGCCTTCTGGATCACCCTACAGCCATACATTTGCAGAGCCAAAGACAACACGTGACCACGGATCCGCTCAGCAAGTGCCAACTTCTGATCCAGACTgccaaactacacacacacaataaaaactgtttaaaaaagaTTATTTCCACTAATAATTTTagcaatttaattatttaatgtttacctTTAAAGTCTGGGACCAGTGTTCCTTGGAGCAACATAAACTTTTTATGGACTGCTTAGTTTACTATAGAAAGCTTTTTACACTACTAAAAAACAGTGCTGTGTAAAGCTCTTACTGGAGAGATCTAACTATATGCATGTGAACACTTTTTAACCACCATATTTCACCCCTCACAGCCACATATTTCTTCCCTGTAAGTATGGGCCAAATTAGAACACAGCCTTTGCTTTGTTGACACAAAGCTCAGGTTCTGCCAGTAGTCCTGTTTACATGTATTATCATTAAAGTATGCTGCctacatataaataaagccacatGCTAATTAAGTTGTTTACACCCTGCCTAAATTCAAAACCATGTCATGTACCACTAAATAAAAGGGTTATTTTGTTAGTTTAGTTGGGTGATGCTGGGAATACTGCTTAACAAAATGAAACCTTTGTAAGTGTCACTACACCCATATTACCTATCAGACAGCAATGTACATCAGCAAAAGGGGGAGACAGTCAGAAAAAGTGAACTGGGGGGTTATGTAATTCCAACAGACTCCAGCATCAGCATTAAAACTGACCtaattgtaatgtaaatgtcattaatGCAAACATTTACATAAACAGCATGCTGAAACGAACACAAgattaatattttacatatcTGAGGTCAGTAATTTAACAGAAATTAAAAAGGCATTAATCACATGTCATTGAACCaaacatgttatttattaagaCAATAAAGCTTGGTCTATATAATGGCAATTTTGGCCTCACCTCAAAGAACTTTTGGATGACATAATTCCCAAACACATCAACCATGAGCTGGTAGGCTGCTTGCAGAATCTCACTGAAGACCAACTGACGCTCTGCAGAGCTTGCTCTCTCCAACTTCAGCTGAATAAACCTAAACAAATACAAGCAATATTTTACATATACAGTCTTTGAGGACTTGATTATCTGGTAAGCaacaatcaaaaaaaaaaaaaaatctgcctATCATTTGCATACATTAAATGATGGAAGTTATTTTAACATCTCATGGTGTAAGACAGAAGAAAGCATAATATTTCAGTTAAGGAAATGTGCAGTCCAGAAAAAGCACTAATATAACCGATTTAATtaggattaaaataataaatactttgGTACCCATTACACACATCCCCATGTCAAACCAATCAAATTAATATAGATTCTACATATTACTACTTTGTAAAAGTAGAACATTACAATAATACTACCAGTTATAATATGAAGCAAGGCATATTGTTACCACATGGAATTATAGATGTTTAATGGTATGATCTATGCACTCAAGCGTTCTAATTACAAAAgaacaaatgaaagaaaagaataaaaagcAAAAGTAACTTATGTGTCACATGTATTAATGTATGGTACTAAGAGAAATGAATGGTTGCACAAGAGTTTAAGAGTGTATGATGGCATACCTGGAGCCATGCTGGTCCTGAGAGAACTCCATGACATGGCCTGCAATCTCCCGCAGCTGTAGGTTCGGGTAGCGATTGTTGCGGAAATCCTCGAGCAAACGACTGCGCCCAGACGGCATCACATCCGACATGCTGTAGCGGAGCCGTGATGGAAAGAGCTGGCTGCTGGGACTAAAAAGTGAAGAGCCAGTAGTGGCACTTCTGTACTTTGCCTCTGCTCCAGGAGCCGCTGAGATAAAACGGCCACTGCCATTGGTTAGCCCACCTGTGAGGGGTTACAGAATTCCATTTTTTTCTGGCAAGCAAAAATTACTTTTTGATATTCTAGTTTGAACAAAAATTAATTAGAATTGGATAAAAGTGCACACATACGTCGGAACGTACCAAGGTTGAGACTGCTGGAGGATCCATGGGTTGAAAGGGAGGGGGGAGGAGTAAGAGAGTGTGAGGGAGCCTGGTTGGGAAGTGGCATGCCAACAGGACCAGGAGAGGAGCTGAAACCAAGACCATTGTAGAACCCTCCATGACCAATAGGAGTAAGGCTGCTGGGGGTGCGCTTATATAGGTCAGAACTTCCTGTCAAAGAGTCCCGACGAGAAACACTGGCGCTAGAATTAGCCACTGCAGACAGACAAAGTAACAATTAATGCACTTCCCAAAAACAAACCTTGTTTCAACAGCTTCCTGACATTTAGTGAGAATGTtagtaaaaatgtacaaaatcacATATGCTGCAGAAACGGGAGTTATTAAACAAGTTTCCTCTTGACAACCGGTCTCTATTTGAGCTTACTGCAGTCATTTGTGCTAACTAATCACCAAAGCCGATGGGTTCCCAAGACCCTTTGTTTACTTAGGAACAATACAAATTAGTTACACGTCATTATTTAAAACTGTAGAAATTTATTAAGGCAATTAATCCACTCAATACTAAAAGCCAACAGTGGATGTGGTTTCTTTCAAGCAAATGGCTAAACTAGAATATTAATGCAAATGTATCAGATGGCTCAAGTTAACACAGTACACTTCATAGGTACAACATGGTGTGACTTAACAAGGCCAAAGCCATGTGTAAGGCATGCTATTGCATTTTTCAGTACAGATCAAACTAAATAGTTTTTTGTCTGAATggtcaaaaaagaaaatattaatgtggTTATGAGACACATTTGCACAGATCCACCCCCCTCATAATGGTTTATATTTTAGCTTTACTCACACATACCAGCTGTACCAAAACCACCCAGTGTTGCTCCAAGTGTAGCACCAAGAGACGAAGATGGGTTACCATTGAATCCAAGGGAGGAGCTTCCTGGTTGGGCAGAGCCTTGGGAAAACAGGGATGAGCTCTGGGAAGAGGAGCTTGGAGAGCCACTCCCATAAAAGGAACTTCCACCCAGAGCTCCACCTCCATGCTGACCTGGAGCTTGTTGGGAACTTAACGCACGAAAAGCCCCATTGGCCCCGCCGCCAAGGCCTGCATTAGCCCCACTGGCAGAGGCAGCTGCCACTGTATGGAAAAACAAAATCTAAAATTACAAGAATGCAAAGATAAACTACTGTAGCTAATATGCAAGTGGGAGGTCTAatcatattaaaaaatatatatataggcaatatacagggtgggccatttatatggatacacctaaataaaatgggaatggttggtgatattaacttcctgtttgtggcacattagtatatgggaggggggaaacttttcaagatgggtggtgaccatggcggccattttgaagtcggccattttggatccaactttagttttttcaatgggaagagggtcatgtgacatcaaacttattgagaatttcacaagaaaaacaatggtgtgcttggttttaacgtaactttattctttcatgagttatttacaagcttctctttgtttacagccattgacatgtcgcagaggttaacacgtgaggagcggatagaaattgtgttgatgtctg contains:
- the pum1 gene encoding pumilio homolog 1 isoform X6, which gives rise to MSVACVLKRKAVLWQDSFSPHLRLPPPDRPLPSMPVVLSPAGHAPQPGPTPQAPPPAQGAGRSQDDAMVDYFFQRQHGEQPGYNNGKHRWPTGDNIHADNQVRSMDELNHDFQALALEGRAMGEQLLTGKKFWESDDSGKDGPKGIFLDQWRDSAWGTSDHSVSQPIMVQRRPGQGFHGVGEAGSVLSPRSESGGLGVSMVEYVLSSSPAEKLDSCLHKVAFGPRDTETNDSEKRAEPKPKTTFDPERKELQETEPDPMDNPNGLASQNGLDVDVKDFSRTPGNCPAGPEMELGGADMAGGTGPKPAEEFSNLEPPNVTLDHMESVSMETLQFDYSGNQLPLDSTAATVGLFDYNSPQQLFQRSNALAVQQLTAAQQQQYAIAAAQQPHIGLAPAAFMPNPYIISAAPPGTDPYAAGLAAAATLGPAVMPPQYYGVTPWGVYPANLFQQQAPAPSNSANQQPAAQTQQNQQQVMRTGGNQRPLTPSQGQPGQQTDQLVAAAAVNSALAFGQGLAAGVPGYPVLAPAAYYDQTGALVVNTGARSGPVRLMTPASVIISPTVAAASASGANAGLGGGANGAFRALSSQQAPGQHGGGALGGSSFYGSGSPSSSSQSSSLFSQGSAQPGSSSLGFNGNPSSSLGATLGATLGGFGTAVANSSASVSRRDSLTGSSDLYKRTPSSLTPIGHGGFYNGLGFSSSPGPVGMPLPNQAPSHSLTPPPSLSTHGSSSSLNLGGLTNGSGRFISAAPGAEAKYRSATTGSSLFSPSSQLFPSRLRYSMSDVMPSGRSRLLEDFRNNRYPNLQLREIAGHVMEFSQDQHGSRFIQLKLERASSAERQLVFSEILQAAYQLMVDVFGNYVIQKFFEFGSLDQKLALAERIRGHVLSLALQMYGCRVIQKALEFIPSEQQVISDMVRELDGHVLKCVKDQNGNHVVQKCIECVQPHALQFIIDAFKGQVFALSTHPYGCRVIQRILEHCLPEQTLPILEELHQHTEQLVQDQYGNYVIQHVLEHGRAEDKSKIVSEIRGNVLGLSQHKFASNVVEKCVTHSLRAERAMLIDEVCSMADGPHSALYTMMKDQYANYVVQKMIDVAEPTQRKIVMHKIRPHIATLRKYTYGKHILAKLEKYYMKNGVDLGPLCAPPNGIM
- the pum1 gene encoding pumilio homolog 1 isoform X2, with amino-acid sequence MSVACVLKRKAVLWQDSFSPHLRLPPPDRPLPSMPVVLSPAGHAPQPGPTPQAPPPAQGAGRSQDDAMVDYFFQRQHGEQPGYNNGKHRWPTGDNIHADNQVRSMDELNHDFQALALEGRAMGELLTGKKFWESDDSGKDGPKGIFLDQWRDSAWGTSDHSVSQPIMVQRRPGQGFHGVGEAGSVLSPRSESGGLGVSMVEYVLSSSPAEKLDSCLHKVAFGPRDTETNDSEKRAEPKPKTTFDPERKELQETEPDPMDNPNGLASQNGLDVDVKDFSRTPGNCPAGPEMELGGADMAGGTGPKPAEEFSNLEPPNVTLDHMESVSMETLQFDYSGNQLPLDSTAATVGLFDYNSPQQLFQRSNALAVQQLTAAQQQQYAIAAAQQPHIGLAPAAFMPNPYIISAAPPGTDPYAAGLAAAATLGPAVMPPQYYGVTPWGVYPANLFQQQAPAPSNSANQQPAAQTQQNQQQVMRTGGNQRPLTPSQGQPGQQTDQLVAAAAVNSALAFGQGLAAGVPGYPVLAPAAYYDQTGALVVNTGARSGPVRLMTPASVIISPTVAAASASGANAGLGGGANGAFRALSSQQAPGQHGGGALGGSSFYGSGSPSSSSQSSSLFSQGSAQPGSSSLGFNGNPSSSLGATLGATLGGFGTAGMLANSSASVSRRDSLTGSSDLYKRTPSSLTPIGHGGFYNGLGFSSSPGPVGMPLPNQAPSHSLTPPPSLSTHGSSSSLNLGTFRRGLTNGSGRFISAAPGAEAKYRSATTGSSLFSPSSQLFPSRLRYSMSDVMPSGRSRLLEDFRNNRYPNLQLREIAGHVMEFSQDQHGSRFIQLKLERASSAERQLVFSEILQAAYQLMVDVFGNYVIQKFFEFGSLDQKLALAERIRGHVLSLALQMYGCRVIQKALEFIPSEQQVISDMVRELDGHVLKCVKDQNGNHVVQKCIECVQPHALQFIIDAFKGQVFALSTHPYGCRVIQRILEHCLPEQTLPILEELHQHTEQLVQDQYGNYVIQHVLEHGRAEDKSKIVSEIRGNVLGLSQHKFASNVVEKCVTHSLRAERAMLIDEVCSMADGPHSALYTMMKDQYANYVVQKMIDVAEPTQRKIVMHKIRPHIATLRKYTYGKHILAKLEKYYMKNGVDLGPLCAPPNGIM
- the pum1 gene encoding pumilio homolog 1 isoform X4 codes for the protein MSVACVLKRKAVLWQDSFSPHLRLPPPDRPLPSMPVVLSPAGHAPQPGPTPQAPPPAQGAGRSQDDAMVDYFFQRQHGEQPGYNNGKHRWPTGDNIHADNQVRSMDELNHDFQALALEGRAMGEQLLTGKKFWESDDSGKDGPKGIFLDQWRDSAWGTSVSQPIMVQRRPGQGFHGVGEAGSVLSPRSESGGLGVSMVEYVLSSSPAEKLDSCLHKVAFGPRDTETNDSEKRAEPKPKTTFDPERKELQETEPDPMDNPNGLASQNGLDVDVKDFSRTPGNCPAGPEMELGGADMAGGTGPKPAEEFSNLEPPNVTLDHMESVSMETLQFDYSGNQLPLDSTAATVGLFDYNSPQQLFQRSNALAVQQLTAAQQQQYAIAAAQQPHIGLAPAAFMPNPYIISAAPPGTDPYAAGLAAAATLGPAVMPPQYYGVTPWGVYPANLFQQQAPAPSNSANQQPAAQTQQNQQQVMRTGGNQRPLTPSQGQPGQQTDQLVAAAAVNSALAFGQGLAAGVPGYPVLAPAAYYDQTGALVVNTGARSGPVRLMTPASVIISPTVAAASASGANAGLGGGANGAFRALSSQQAPGQHGGGALGGSSFYGSGSPSSSSQSSSLFSQGSAQPGSSSLGFNGNPSSSLGATLGATLGGFGTAGMLANSSASVSRRDSLTGSSDLYKRTPSSLTPIGHGGFYNGLGFSSSPGPVGMPLPNQAPSHSLTPPPSLSTHGSSSSLNLGTFRRGLTNGSGRFISAAPGAEAKYRSATTGSSLFSPSSQLFPSRLRYSMSDVMPSGRSRLLEDFRNNRYPNLQLREIAGHVMEFSQDQHGSRFIQLKLERASSAERQLVFSEILQAAYQLMVDVFGNYVIQKFFEFGSLDQKLALAERIRGHVLSLALQMYGCRVIQKALEFIPSEQQVISDMVRELDGHVLKCVKDQNGNHVVQKCIECVQPHALQFIIDAFKGQVFALSTHPYGCRVIQRILEHCLPEQTLPILEELHQHTEQLVQDQYGNYVIQHVLEHGRAEDKSKIVSEIRGNVLGLSQHKFASNVVEKCVTHSLRAERAMLIDEVCSMADGPHSALYTMMKDQYANYVVQKMIDVAEPTQRKIVMHKIRPHIATLRKYTYGKHILAKLEKYYMKNGVDLGPLCAPPNGIM